A stretch of the Lolium perenne isolate Kyuss_39 chromosome 3, Kyuss_2.0, whole genome shotgun sequence genome encodes the following:
- the LOC127345931 gene encoding importin subunit beta-1 has translation MDITQVLLAAQSPDANLRAAAEANIKQFQEQNLPSFLLSLSAELSSDERPPESRRLAGIILKNSLDAKDSAQKELLIQQWVSLDPSIKLKIKDSLLITLGSSVADARQTSSQVIAKVASIEIPRREWQDLIAKLLGNMTQQGASAPLKQATLEALGYVCEEIPPEHLVQDQVNAVLTAVVQGMNQTELSSEVRLAAVKALYNALDFAESNFANEMERTFIMKVICDTAVSKEEEIRQAAYECLVAIASTYYVHLSPYMQTIFNLTANAVKGDEEPVALQAVEFWSTICEEEIELQEEYEGSDDANSTVNYRFIEKALPSLVPMLLETLLKQEEDQEQDDNAWNISMSGGTCLGLIARTVGDAIVPLVMPFVEANITKPDWRCREAATFAFGSILDGPSLEKLAPLVQAGLDFLLNTMNDPNSQVKDTTAWTLGRVFELLHSPCSSNPIISNANLPRIMTVLLESSKDVPNVAEKVCGAIYFLAQGYEDAEAVSSLLTPYLPNVIAALLTAADRGDMTHIRLRSSAYEALNEIVRVSNIPETASIIGQLLQEIMRRLNLTFDRQIYTSGDKEKQSDLQALLCGVLQVIIQKLSSSDAKSIIAQTADQLMLLFLRVFACHSATVHEEAMLAIGALAYATGPDFVKYMPEFFKYLEAGLQNYEEYQVCSISVGVVGDICRALEDKILPFCDGIMTVLLKDLSNSQLNRSVKPPIFSCFGDIALAIGENFEKYLPYAMPMLQGAAELLVVLDQSDEDMVDYGNQLRRGIFEAYSGILQGIKGAKAQLMIPYAGHLLQFTEAVYKDSSRDESVTKAAVAVLGDLADTLGPISKDLFKSHLFHVEFLRECQDMDDEVRDTASWTQGMINQAIVS, from the exons ATGGATATCACTCAGGTTCTGCTTGCTGCTCAGTCTCCGGATGCTAACCTCCGCGCCGCAGCAGAAGCCAACATCAAGCAGTTCCAGGAGCAGAATCTGCCCAGCTTCCTCCTCTCGTTGTCAGCTGAGCTATCCAGCGATGAAAGGCCACCAGAGTCTAGGAGGCTTGCTGGTATTATCCTCAAGAATTCGTTGGATGCAAAAGATTCTGCACAGAAGGAGCTTCTGATTCAGCAGTGGGTTAGCCTGGATCCATCAATCAAACTGAAGATCAAGGACTCGCTGCTGATAACACTAGGATCTTCGGTGGCTGATGCAAGGCAGACGTCATCACAAGTCATTGCAAAGGTTGCATCCATTGAGATACCCCGTCGGGAATGGCAGGACCTCATTGCCAAACTGCTGGGCAACATGACGCAGCAGGGGGCATCCGCGCCACTGAAGCAAGCGACCCTGGAGGCGTTGGGGTATGTGTGCGAGGAGATTCCGCCTGAGCACTTGGTGCAGGATCAAGTCAATGCTGTTCTCACTGCAGTTGTGCAGGGAATGAACCAGACAGAGCTAAGTTCTGAAGTCCGTCTTGCAGCAGTCAAAGCTCTATATAATGCTCTTGATTTTGCTGAGAGCAACTTTGCAAATGAGATGGAGAGGACCTTTATAATGAAGGTCATTTGTGATACAGCTGTATCTAAAGAAGAGGAGATCAGGCAGGCAGCCTATGAATGCCTTGTTGCCATCGCATCCACATATTATGTGCACTTATCTCCTTACATGCAAACTATATTCAATCTGACTGCTAATGCTGTGAAAGGAGATGAGGAACCAGTTGCACTTCAAGCTGTTGAGTTCTGGAGCACTATTTGTGAGGAAGAGATTGAACTCCAAGAGGAATATGAGGGATCTGATGATGCCAACTCAACTGTAAATTATCGCTTCATTGAAAAGGCTCTCCCTTCACTTGTTCCAATGCTGCTAGAAACTCTGTTAAAGCAAGAGGAAGATCAAGAGCAAGATGATAATGCTTGGAACATTTCCATGAGTGGTGGAACGTGCCTTGGACTTATTGCTAGAACTGTTGGCGACGCAATTGTCCCTCTTGTGATGCCGTTTGTGGAGGCTAACATCACAAAGCCGGATTGGCGTTGTCGTGAGGCGGCCACTTTTGCATTTGGTTCTATCCTTGATGGCCCCTCCCTTGAGAAACTTGCTCCCCTGGTACAGGCTGGACTTGATTTTTTGCTCAACACAATGAATGATCCAAACAGCCAGGTAAAGGACACTACTGCATGGACTCTTGGGCGAGTGTTTGAGCTTTTGCATTCTCCATGCAGTAGTAATCCAATCATATCAAATGCGAACCTTCCTCGTATCATGACTGTGTTGCTAGAGAGTAGCAAGGATGTTCCAAATGTGGCCGAGAAAGTCTGTGGAGCCATATATTTCCTTGCCCAAGGTTATGAAGATGCAGAGGCGGTCTCATCTTTGCTTACACCTTATCTTCCTAATGTTATAGCTGCTCTCCTTACTGCTGCGGATCGTGGTGATATGACCCATATCAGGCTTCGTTCATCTGCTTATGAAGCGCTGAATGAGATTGTTAGAGTCAGCAACATACCTGAAACTGCAAGCATCATAGGGCAGTTgttacaggagatcatgaggagattgaaccttACATTTGATCGCCAAATATATACATCAGGCGACAAGGAGAAGCAAAGCGATCTGCAGGCTTTGCTGTGTGGGGTATTGCAGGTCATTATCCAGAAACTGAGCAGCTCAGATGCAAAGTCCATAATTGCCCAGACTGCTGATCAGTTGATGTTGCTGTTCCTCCGCGTTTTTGCTTGCCACAGTGCTACTGTACATGAAGAAGCAATGCTTGCCATTGGTGCTCTTGCTTACGCAACTGGTCCAGATTTTGTGAAATACATGCCTGAGTTTTTCAAGTACCTTGAAGCAGGCTTGCAGAATTATGAAGAATACCAAGTATGCTCCATCTCTGTAGGGGTGGTTGGAGATATTTGCCGTGCCCTGGAAGATAAGATTCTGCCCTTCTGCGATGGAATTATGACCGTTCTCCTCAAGGATCTCTCAAACTCACAGCTAAACAGGTCTGTGAAACCTCCAATTTTCTCATGCTTTGGAGACATTGCTCTTGCTATTGGTGAAAATTTTGAGAAATACCTGCCGTATGCTATGCCAATGCTCCAAGGAGCGGCTGAGCTTCTTGTTGTTTTGGATCAAAGTGATGAGGATATGGTTGATTATGGCAACCAGCTCAGACGTGGCATATTCGAGGCATACTCTGGCATACTACAGGGTATCAAGGGCGCAAAGGCTCAGCTGATGATACCATATGCAGGCCATCTATTGCAGTTCACCGAAGCTGTCTACAAAGATAGTAGCAG GGACGAGAGCGTGACAAAGGCTGCGGTTGCTGTCCTGGGGGATCTTGCAGACACACTTGGGCCCATCTCCAAGGATCTGTTCAAGAGCCACCTCTTCCATGTTGAGTTCTTGAGGGAGTGCCAAGATATGGACGATGAAGTCAGGGATACGGCGTCGTGGACCCAGGGAATGATAAACCAGGCAATAGTTTCTTAG